In one Acipenser ruthenus chromosome 10, fAciRut3.2 maternal haplotype, whole genome shotgun sequence genomic region, the following are encoded:
- the LOC117406310 gene encoding transmembrane protein 41A-B-like: MRSISGLMILVAAATFYLYLLSTNLPPGPKRKPSEDELEKSGEDSDPDPGLEEVRTLTFPSDLEELQELAELLKFYKTEHTAYVLLLFCSAYLYKQSFAIPGSSFLNMLAGALFGPWQGLFLACVLTTVGSTYCYLLSRTFGKQHIVRMFPDKVSLLQRKTEENRSSLFFFLLFLRFFPMTPNWFLNVTAPILNIPISIFFFSVLIGLIPYNFICVRTGVILSEISSLDDLFSWSTLMQLLAIALVALVPGALIKHYSQGTLKLDELDKNGHQLDKKLR; encoded by the exons ATGCGCTCTATCTCAGGTTTAATGATCCTGGTCGCCGCGGCTACTTTCTatctttacctcctctccaccAACCTTCCCCCTGGACCGAAGCGAAAGCCCTCCGAGGATGAGCTCGAAAAGTCGGGCGAAGACTCGGACCCTGACCCGGGATTGGAGGAAGTCAG GACTCTGACGTTCCCCTCTGACCTGGAGGAGCTGCAGGAGCTGGCTGAGTTGCTAAAGTTCTACAAGACGGAGCACACTGCCTACGTGCTGCTGCTCTTCTGCAGCGCATACCTCTACAAGCAGTCCTTCGCCATCCCTGGCTCTTCCTTTCTG AACATGCTTGCAGGGGCCTTATTCGGACCTTGGCAGGGCCTATTCCTCGCCTGTGTCTTGACCACGGTGGGCTCAACCTACTGCTACCTGCTCTCCAGAACCTTTGGCAAGCAGCACATCGTGAGGATGTTCCCTGACAAGGTCTCCCTGCTGCAGAGGAAG ACGGAGGAGAACCGGAgcagtttatttttcttcctgTTGTTCCTGAGGTTCTTCCCTATGACTCCAAACTGGTTCCTGAACGTCACGGCTCCCATCCTCAATATCCCCATCTCCATTTTCTTCTTCTCTGTCCTCATTG GTCTGATCCCATACAACTTCATCTGCGTGCGCACTGGCGTTATTCTATCCGAGATCTCCTCTCTGGATGACCTCTTCTCCTGGAgcaccctgatgcagctcctggcCATCGCTCTGGTGGCTCTCGTCCCAGGGGCTTTGATCAAGCACTACAGCCAGGGGACGCTGAAACTGGACGAGCTTGACAAGAACGGGCACCAACTCGACAAGAAGCTCAGATGA